The window aacaattaatacttAATAGTTAATACTTAAATATAATGTCAAATACTTTTTACCAGGGGTATTCAAGGATGTTGGTGCCCAAAATCTGCAATGATGTACAATTTactatttttcatttgcttACTTTGGGCTGTGCATAACATTGAATCAGATGAACCATTACAATTTGTAAGTTgttataagtaaaaaaatagcTCTAATCTATGTGTCTAATCTAagttattacatataatattaataataattttatacaagCTAAAACGTTATTTGTATTCTTGTAGGCTCTCTTCATAAacgttttatcaatattttttgacATAGTGACTTTATCTGTTTACTATCCAATCGGTCTAGCATGTAAGTATGTTCAGACAGTCGTATATGTGACTAATGGACGACatgtaaaaattacaaattgttTGTTATTCTGCCCAAGCAGAAGATGTATTTGAACTCACCAACTTGTAGATGCGTCTGATAAGTTTAGTGCAGcgtttatgataataaaccTGGTCGTGCGTGTTGTCACGAGTATATATCTATTGCGGATAGGACAAGCAAGAGGTGGAAGTCTTGCTACGATGTTTACACCCTGTCCTGCCATGGGTCAGTAGTCCATAGGATACAGATGTGCCTTGTTAGCCTTGTATTGCTTCTACAATTTTCTGCTTTACGTATGTGCTTGATGAACGCTTTATTTTTACGTAAAGTATCATTTACTTCGATAGTTTGTTTGTGAacattttgttttcgtttgtGGTATTTTATAGTTAATGATTATGCTTGAATgatttgctattatttttatgtgcTTCTGTATTATGGATTATATCTCGAAATTTGctgtttgtaaataaatatcactgtaattttaaaaatataatatgacaTGATTTCTTTTACATTACAGGTATAACTCGACAGGATTACGAGGACATATCCCATCCGATACCTCAAAATTCTGATTTCGTtggaatttaaattattttgatgGTATATGTTGTAAGAACTTATAATGTTCGATCTtggatttgtttttttgtgGGCGGATCATTTAACATAAGCTTATATGTACAATGATATAAATCTCAcatgatatattttcattatttcttatattacaAAACAACGAACAAACAGagacataattaaatattatcaaagataCGTACCAGTGTGAACATAATCGATCAGATTTTAAATAGAACAATAGTgccaatttatattttaatgaattatactttcgatcaaatatttcgatgttttataaaatttcgttCTTTACGTCGAtccgttaataataactaatgtTGGCACAACATACGtttattgtttcttatcgtaatcATTTGTTACGTGCATGCATATGATCTAACATAAACAAGTAATATTGTTAAATCGCGTTAAatgtttctattaattatatatgaaatactCCGTAATTATcacatacttatgtatatatgataaattatatatatacaaacagatttaatatattatagatctATTCTGTACGACTACTTTTATCTGCAGTTtgcaaataaaattctttataacAATGTAACAGAacgtttagaaaaattatttctatctcgCATGCTTATCTATGAAAATGgatgaagataaaagaaaaaagaaaaagaaaaagaaaaagaaagtaaaggtgggggaatataaaaaagaacatacgTACGACGTACGTACAATgtacacacatgcatatatacatacatacatacatatatgcatatatataattctacaTCATACGATAGAAATTTTGAACGTGGCGCTAACCGAACGGTGGCGCCTAAGCGTCGGCCGCCAGAGGTCGCCAGGTTTGAGGTATAAAATCGCTGTCCGTGAAGCGGTTCCCTTCAGTAGTGTGCGTGACCGTACCGGGAGGAGGGTGGCTCCGCGCGCGGCCGCACCGCGAAACCGTGCCCACTCGCCTCGACCACGGACATCCACGCTCGTTTTCTCGTATTGTGAAAACATGGCGGCCAGTGACGACGAGCCGATGCATCTCTACGAGGTCTTTCAAAATTGCTTCAACAAGATCGCCAACAAGCAACCCGGTGAGTTTCGCCGTCCGCGAACTTGTACTATCCCTCTCCTCAATCCCCCCTCGTtacccctccctccctccatcTCCCTCTCGGTGCTCGCTCACCCGCCTGCCGACTTCCCCCTCTCACCTTCCTATTTTCCCTTACTCGTCGTCCCTTGTTAGGCGAGAGACGAACCTTCGTTCATCTCTTCGACgtcgttgtcattgtcgtcgtcgtcatcgtcatagtCGTCGTGTCGGCAATGGCAACGGCAAtggttgctgttgttgctgttgattCGTGTTGATTCTATCTCATGCTTGAATGAGAAACGATACTACCAATGATCTCTTCAGCTTTCTGCTTTGCtctatgtctgtctgtctgtctgtctgtctatccgtccgttcgtccgtctgcctgtctgtctgtctgtctatctgtctcactctctttctctcgttcatcTCGCTCGAATCGAAAGAATCGTGCGCCGTTCTGTCTTGTTTCTCCACGCGCGCGTCGGACGTAGAGAGACGAGCGGCGTccttcgtcatcgtcgtgtcgtcgtcgtcgacgaaaaggaaaatatgtatcttcttttctttttcgtttcttttttatttttcttgtcccTTCGCTTTCTTCGactttcttctccctctctctctctctctctctatgtctctctctgtctctgtatctgtatctgtctctctcgctctctctctctcgttgcgTCGTCGCTCGATCGAGCTCTCTTCCCCtcctctctttgtctctctctctctctctctctctttctctctctctctctctctctctctctctctctctctctctctctgtcgatCTCTCGCGCGTCGGACGATCTCGTCTCTCAGTTTACTCTAGAGGAGAGTCGACCGTCGTGTTTTGGTTCTCTCGACTGTCAGTGCCCTGGACGGTGCTGCCACGTCGAAGGGCCGAACTAAAAGAGCTGGAGAGCAtcgttctattttcttctttttttcttcttattcttcttcttattcttc is drawn from Vespa crabro chromosome 10, iyVesCrab1.2, whole genome shotgun sequence and contains these coding sequences:
- the LOC124427515 gene encoding type-1 angiotensin II receptor-associated protein, translated to MPNLSSISSYPLKVIFAIHLVLVTWGIQGCWCPKSAMMYNLLFFICLLWAVHNIESDEPLQFALFINVLSIFFDIVTLSVYYPIGLAYASDKFSAAFMIINLVVRVVTSIYLLRIGQARGGSLATMFTPCPAMGITRQDYEDISHPIPQNSDFVGI